From the genome of Miscanthus floridulus cultivar M001 chromosome 10, ASM1932011v1, whole genome shotgun sequence, one region includes:
- the LOC136486409 gene encoding disease resistance protein RGA2-like has product MAVVLDALASYLQDMLLEMAKEEVHLLLGVPDEIKKMGMKLGDLKRFLADADKRNISDESVKSWVRELRNALYGATNILDLCQLKAMERGRSCDMGCFNPLLFCMRNPLHAHDIGNRIKSLNERLDDIEKRSKTFNFINLASYEDNTKKVESSLRARRETTGEDELGVVGEKIEEDTRNLVDLLTKKDKNVHEHKNVMVYAIVGVGGIGKTTLAKKIFNHDFIKQGFQKRIWLSVNQEFSDADLLERAITEAQGNHQAPRNTKAALERTLKEALKDCKTLLVMDDVWDHHAWVGVLKTPLLSVLAQGSCVLVTTRHDMVAKSMMAEVPYHHVKKLEQEDAWSLLKKQVVGKENNDEPKVDALKDIGTSIIAKCDGLPLAVKVIGGLLRQKNIRRSDWKNVLNDSTWSVSQMPKELNYAVYLSYQDLHPELQSCFLHYALLPKSVLFGYERIVAMWIGEGFVHGNSRDLEVLGKEYYDQLIARNLLEPDPRYVDHGVCNMHDIVRSFAQYLTRDEALVTQKSEAGPTINSIPENVIRLSLKSKESESNELEWSSLQAHISLRTLILVGETKINPGDSLSSFPCLRTLHIEDGNFDALSECLVQLKHLRYLCLDGTNTSRLPKKIAKMKFLQCIDLTNCQSLVKLPRGIGELRQLRYLSLLNSGINNIPRGFGSLTNLRILQGFPAHVEGDWCSLEELGPLNQLMRLLIHGLENVSSSSFAIKARLGEKVCLSYVYLQCTSSSGGAHRLVKQEEQQHIEKVFDELCPPPCLEILTIKGYFSQRLPRWMTLTAIVCLGSLRILCMEDLPYCTELPDGLWQLPSLEFLLIRSAPGIKRVGPEFLLPHHHEHPSAVENFGSGLKILVIRCPHLERISNLPNLQNLEISRCPKLKVLEGLPALQRLWLEDYDIETLPGYFQDVKPRHLDLDCDVLLLTSIAKGKSGPEWDKFSHIKQVKAYAADNDNNIQRKWYVKYTIDPFSFKTNFSPSADASGDETEEVLLDKVAQV; this is encoded by the exons ATGGCGGTGGTACTGGATGCTTTAGCATCGTACCTCCAAGACATGTTGTTGGAGATGGCTAAAGAAGAGGTGCATCTGCTCTTAGGTGTTCCCGATGAGATAAAAAAGATGGGGATGAAGCTTGGGGACCTTAAGAGATTCCTCGCCGATGCTGACAAGAGGAACATCAGCGACGAGAGTGTGAAATCATGGGTGAGAGAGCTTAGGAATGCCTTGTATGGTGCTACCAACATCCTTGATTTGTGCCAGCTCAAGGCGATGGAACGGGGTCGAAGCTGTGATATGGGCTGCTTCAATCCCTTGCTCTTTTGTATGAGGAATCCTCTCCATGCTCATGACATCGGTAATCGCATAAAAAGTCTTAATGAGAGGCTAGATGACATTGAGAAGCGTAGCAAAAccttcaacttcattaaccttgcaTCTTATGAGGACAACACAAAAAAGGTAGAATCCTCCCTTCGCGCTAGGCGTGAGACAACAGGGGAGGATGAGTTAGGTGTGGTTGGTGAGAAGATTGAGGAGGACACAAGAAATCTGGTGGATTTGCTCACGAAGAAGGACAAAAATGTACATGAACACAAAAATGTTATGGTTTATGCTATTGTGGGAGTAGGAGGGATTGGCAAAACCACCCTTGCCAAGAAAATCTTTAATCATGACTTCATCAAACAAGGGTTTCAAAAGAGAATATGGTTGAGTGTCAATCAAGAATTTAGCGATGCTGATCTATTAGAGAGAGCTATCACTGAAGCACAAGGAAACCATCAAGCACCAAGAAACACAAAAGCCGCACTAGAGCGAACCCTTAAGGAAGCCTTGAAGGACTGCAAGACTTTATTGGTGATGGATGATGTCTGGGACCACCATGCATGGGTGGGTGTCCTCAAAACTCCATTATTAAGCGTCCTAGCTCAAGGTAGTTGTGTCCTCGTTACCACAAGACATGACATGGTCGCCAAAAGCATGATGGCGGAGGTGCCCTACCACCATGTCAAAAAATTAGAGCAAGAAGATGCCTGGTCTTTGCTCAAGAAGCAG GTGGTTGGAAAAGAAAACAATGATGAACCAAAGGTTGATGCATTGAAGGACATTGGAACGTCGATTATAGCAAAATGTGATGGTTTGCCTCTCGCAGTCAAAGTAATAGGAGGCCTTCTCCGCCAGAAAAACATAAGGCGAAGCGACTGGAAAAATGTCCTAAATGATTCTACATGGTCAGTATCTCAAATGCCTAAAGAGCTAAACTATGCAGTATACCTTAGCTATCAAGATTTGCACCCAGAGTTGCAGTCTTGCTTTCTGCACTACGCCCTCCTCCCCAAGAGCGTATTGTTCGGGTATGAGCGTATTGTTGCCATGTGGATTGGGGAAGGATTTGTTCATGGAAACTCACGTGATTTAGAAGTATTAGGAAAAGAGTACTATGACCAATTAATAGCTAGGAACCTTCTAGAGCCAGATCCAAGGTATGTGGACCATGGAGTTTGCAATATGCATGATATTGTTCGTTCATTTGCTCAGTATTTGACTAGAGATGAAGCACTGGTAACTCAGAAAAGTGAAGCTGGCCCAACCATTAATAGCATTCCAGAAAATGTTATTCGGTTATCACTAAAATCCAAAGAATCAGAGTCAAATGAGCTAGAGTGGAGTTCTCTACAAGCACATATATCACTGCGAACACTTATTTTAGTTGGGGAAACAAAGATCAACCCAGGTGATTCACTGTCATCTTTTCCTTGTTTGCGGACCCTACATATAGAAGATGGAAATTTTGATGCATTGTCTGAATGTTTGGTCCaactcaaacacttgaggtatttGTGCCTAGATGGCACTAACACATCTAGGCTGCCAAAAAAAATAGCCAAGATGAAATTCTTGCAGTGCATTGACCTTACTAATTGTCAAAGTTTGGTGAAGCTTCCTCGTGGCATTGGAGAGTTACGGCAGCTGAGGTATCTAAGCCTTCTTAACTCAGGTATAAACAATATACCCAGGGGTTTCGGCAGCCTAACTAATTTGAGGATATTACAGGGGTTTCCAGCCCATGTGGAGGGTGATTGGTGTAGTTTGGAAGAATTAGGACCTCTTAACCAGCTCATGCGTCTTCTTATACATGGCCTAGAGAATGTATCTTCTTCCTCATTTGCTATAAAAGCCAGGCTTGGTGAAAAGGTGTGCCTCAGCTATGTGTACTTACAGTGCACTAGTAGTAGTGGAGGTGCTCACCGGTTGGTGAAACAGGAAGAGCAGCAACACATCGAGAAGGTGTTTGATGAGCTCTGCCCTCCGCCTTGCTTAGAAATTCTTACAATCAAAGGGTACTTTAGTCAACGACTTCCACGGTGGATGACATTGACAGCAATTGTGTGCCTTGGAAGCTTGAGGATTCTATGCATGGAAGACTTGCCTTATTGCACAGAGCTACCTGATGGCTTGTGGCAGCTCCCCAGCTTGGAGTTCCTACTGATTAGAAGCGCCCCAGGCATCAAGCGTGTTGGGCCAGAGTTCTTACTACCACACCATCATGAGCACCCAAGCGCTGTGGAGAACTTTGGTTCTGGTTTGAAAATTTTGGTGATTAGATGTCCACACCTGGAGAGGATCAGTAACCTACCAAATTTGCAGAACCTTGAGATCAGCCGGTGCCCAAAGTTGAAGGTGCTAGAGGGTTTGCCTGCACTTCAGAGACTCTGGCTGGAGGACTACGACATCGAAACACTCCCTGGATATTTTCAGGACGTAAAGCCAAGGCATTTGGATCTAGACTGTGATGTCCTGTTGCTCACTTCCATAGCTAAAGGAAAATCTGGCCCTGAGTGGGACAAGTTCAGCCATATCAAGCAGGTCAAGGCATATGCAGCTGATAACGACAACAACATTCAAAGGAAGTGGTACGTGAAGTACACGATAGATCCTTTCAGCTTCAAGACAAACTTCAGCCCCTCTGCCGACGCTTCAG GGGATGAAACAGAGGAGGTGTTATTGGACAAAGTGGCGCAAGTTTGA